A genome region from Cutaneotrichosporon cavernicola HIS019 DNA, chromosome: 5 includes the following:
- a CDS encoding uncharacterized protein (Leucine Rich repeat), whose product MGDKDTPGPAADTSDASPASPPPSYAHASSPSESTNALSDGTASEPPAAEDAPDAPPAPQTQPDAADAVVPLTNTPPPKPPSPDKATPSPHPSPPNPPEPISAPPRRRPKPPSKGILKPPPAPVKPTFGNRLRDIVGSVTGEVPGPSSPHAHQAVNAAMGTFNALSGRLLGRFGRDGGEGPPTPPKRQGVPPPTTPHAEPPRPVLVAAPLPASERARQKQPLKRAAFVLPSISITYPISSIAEPWSKKVLEDRDKVETRQRQLLSTASGAEYWSSMRLIKLYESACRGREEKPRLGIVRALQAIPAHPKPRLVHLVLHDTPRESLSHPAPYTLEHPLNRYAAEALADVLAVEWSLGDLRLERGVIEAEEALKPILHALLVSGTLPSLSLAGNKKIKAGGWQLVAVFLKRARSLKFIDLSETSWDKRGIDYLVQAFNSSEAPGERGPNGSRAPTPQPGEEAPGGDPRNQYGPFLATAPLLKDVDVDALPSAVQSLRLDNCYMRSGVLDALASGIRSSELRHISLRNNRIGPLGAVSLAVMIRDYPDTSAFGTLSGAGTELPYAARQRKTLPELPPDDPNLPPVPALSSTGGVTTRVDPEGYKPPPAPKHPLVMPGGGYSAMQESASFSLNSSAVEGKLSAPEFGGASLALQRSVRALDGVERIGRLVTLDLKSNDIRNGVTYIAQVLKRNRTLRVLNVSDNKLDAAGLVALAEALKYNSTLETLDVSSNPCCGPSLVAIAALRASFTLNSSLKRLFLQDTGLTTEGAIDLAEFIPENHSLLHLDVTANPAIGTAGLLALASGLKSNNVVRCLDVSIPPNDPNLAELSQSILQSCIRNTELAATAANESAKGKPARGAKAAIWGPIKKSALVRSVKEADEARAQRERETVVNSVEGQAREFVYRLKPEQLLPAAEETVRGLESWYAAGVNVRRGPHAAWEGTQMPKDDFRPLVERSRALSERIATTLAAGEEVAAVADATHLERLLVLNDKLTTLVGNARGFMPPPRILLPSQIAFSAPAPPVITAPQSGHLTTPRRRHQHSTSLEISSPNFSIGDSDAESDAEELDAATLAPTSRGILAQSMDKMRADRRAAAKRPQPTISVVTNGDKEAKDPEDVKHAERLVEAELAQGLLSSPVDHVSRRWVEEEAEIFRRGTRLGVVDSDSEDEDGKKKAAPPALQGDTSGLSGEELRKEIMNTDVPRSPPRSVAELNADDSDDSKDDEAA is encoded by the exons ATGGGTGACAAGGACACCCCCGGGCCAGCGGCTGACACGTCTGATGCGTCTccagcgtcgccgccaccgtcCTACGCCCATGCCTCTTCACCATCAGAGTCCACAAACGCGCTCAGCGACGGCACCGCCTCCGAGCCAcctgcggccgaggacgcgcccGACGCACCGCCGGCACCTCAAACGCAACCTGACGCGGCCGATGCGGTGGTACCCCTGACCAacacccctccccccaaACCCCCTTCGCCTGACAAGGCGACGCCCTCACCGcacccctccccgccgAACCCGCCAGAGCCTATTTCTGCACccccgcgtcgccgtcccaAACCGCCCTCAAAGGGCATCCTCAAGCCACCTCCAGCACCCGTCAAGCCGACGTTCGGGAACCGCCTTCGCGATATTGTCGGGTCTGTAACGGGTGAGGTGCCGGGTCCTTCATCGCCGCATGCGCACCAGGCCGTGAACGCGGCCATGGGCACGTTCAACGCACTCTCGGGACGGCTGCTGGGCCGGTTTGGGCGGGACGGGGGGGAAGGACCGCCGACTCCGCCCAAGCGCCAAGGGGTGCCTCCCCCCACCACGCCGCACGCAGAGCCTCCGCGCCCCGTACTCGTCGCAGCGCCCCTACCGGCGTccgagcgcgcgcgacagAAGCAGCCACTCAAACGCGCTGCGTTCGTGTTACCCTCCATCAGCATCACGTATCCCATCAGCTCGATTGCCGAGCCGTGGAGCAAgaaggtgctcgaggaccgcGACAAG GTGGAGACGCGACAGCGCCAGCTGCTGAGCACCGCCAGTGGGGCCGAGTACTGGTCGTCGATGCGGCTCATCAAGCTGTATGAGAGCGCGTGCAGAGGCCGCGAGGAGAAACCGCGCCTGGGCATCGTGCGTGCCCTCCAGGCTATTCCTGCACACCCCAAGCCACGGCTCGTGCACCTCGTGCTCCACGATACGCCCAGAGAGTCGCTTTCGCACCCAGCACCGTACACCCTCGAGCACCCGCTCAATCGCTATGCGGCGGAGGCCCTTGCCGACGTGCTTGCAGTCGAATGGTCTCTGGGAGATCTgcggctcgagcgcggcgtaATCGAAGCAGAAGAGGCTCTCAAGCCTATCCTCCATGCCTTACTTGTTAGCGGAACGTTGCCGTCACTCAGCCTTGCCGGGAACAAGAAGATCAAGGCTGGAGGATGGCAGCTCGTGGCCGTGTTCTTGAAACGA GCCCGTTCGCTCAAGTTCATCGACCTCTCAGAGACGAGCTGGGACAAGCGTGGGATAGACTACCTTGTCCAGGCATTCAACTCGTCCGAAGCGCCAGGGGAGAGGGGACCAAACGGCTCGCGTGCCCCAACGCCACAGCcaggagaggaggcgccCGGGGGCGACCCGCGCAACCAGTATGGCCCGTTCCTGGCAACAGCGCCATtgctcaaggacgtcgacgtggACGCCTTGCCGTCAGCCGTCCAGAGTTTGCGACTGGATAACTGCTACATGCGCTCGGGTGTGCTGGACGCTTTGGCGAGTGGCATACGCTCGTCCGAGTTGAGGCATATCTCTCTGCGCAACAACCGCATCGGACCTCTTGGCGCCGTGTCCCTCGCCGTCATGATCCGTGACTACCCTGACACGAGTGCGTTTGGGACACTCTCGGGCGCTGGGACGGAACTCCCGTACGCGGCCAGGCAGCGCAAAACTCTTCCAGAGCTGCCTCCTGACGATCCCAACCTGCCGCCTGTGCcggcgctgtcgtcgacTGGCGGCGTGACCACGCGTGTCGACCCGGAAGGCTACAAACCGCCACCGGCTCCCAAGCACCCCTTAGTGATGCCTGGCGGCGGCTACAGCGCGATGCAAGAAAGCGCCAGCTTTTCCCTCAATTCGTCTGCCGTCGAAGGCAAGCTCTCGGCGCCCGAgttcggcggcgcgagccTGGCTTTGCAGCGGAGCGTGCGTGCGCtggacggcgtcgagcgaATCGGGCGCCTCGTGACGCTGGATCTGAAGAGCAACGACATCCGCAACGGCGTGACGTACATTGCACAGGTCCTAAAGCGGAATCGCACACTGCGTGTGCTCAACGTCAGCGACAACAAGCTCGACGCAGCCGGCCTCGTCGcactcgccgaggcgctcaagtACAACTCGACGCTGGAGACCCTCGACGTGAGCTCGAATCCGTGCTGCGGTCCGAGCCTAGTAGCAATCGCGGCCCTCCGCGCGTCTTTCACTCTCAACAGCAGCCTGAAGCGCCTCTTCCTGCAAGACACAGGCCTCACAACCGAGGGCGCgatcgacctcgccgagttCATCCCCGAGAACCACTCACTCCTCCACCTGGACGTGACGGCCAACCCGGCAATCGGGACGGCGGGTCTCCTAGCCCTCGCATCAGGGCTCAAGTCGAACAACGTCGTTCGTTGTCTTGACGTCAGCATCCCCCCAAACGACCCgaacctcgccgagctctcCCAGAGCATCCTCCAGAGCTGTATCCGCAACACGGAGTTGGCTGCCACAGCAGCGAACGAGAGCGCAAAGGGCAAGCCGGCGCGTGGGGCCAAGGCGGCGATATGGGGCCCAATCAAGAAGAGTGCTTTGGTCCGCagcgtcaaggaggcggacgaggcgcgcgcccaGCGCGAACGCGAGACCGTCGTCAACAGCGTCGAAGGCCAGGCTCGCGAGTTTGTCTACCGCCTTAAGCCGGAACAGCTCCTCCCTGCAGCCGAGGAGACGGTACGTGGCCTCGAGTCATGGTACGCTGCCGGGGTGAATGTGCGTCGTGGTCCCCACGCTGCATGGGAAGGCACGCAGATGCCAAAGGACGACTTCCGGCCGCTGGTGgagcgctcgcgcgccctcTCCGAACGTATCGCCACAACTCTGGCGGCTGGGGAAGAAGTCGCAGCGGTGGCAGACGCGACccatctcgagcgcctgctGGTTCTGAATGACAAGTTGACTACGCTTGTGGGCAACGCGCGGGGATTCATGCCTCCCCCCCGTATCCTCTTGCCGTCCCAAATCGCGTTCTCTGCCCCTGCGCCACCAGTCATAACCGCGCCACAGAGTGGACACCTCACCACCCCCCGCCGGAGGCACCAGCACTCTACGAGTCTCGAGATCTCGAGCCCCAATTTCAGCATTGGGGATAGCGATGCTGAGAGTGAtgcggaggagctggacgcTGCAACTCTCGCCCCAACTTCGCGCGGAATCCTCGCACAGAGCATGGACAAGATGCGCGCGGATAGACGGGCTGCCGCCAAGAGACCCCAGCCGACGATTAGCGTCGTCACTAATGGggacaaggaggccaaggaccCAGAGGATGTCAAGCATGCCGAGAGGCTGGTTGAGGCCGAACTCGCACAGGGTCTCCTTAGTAGTCCAGTGGATCACGTGTCGCGCCgctgggtcgaggaggaggctgagaTCTTCCGGCGCGGTACccgactcggcgtcgtcgacagcgatagcgaggacgaggacggcaagaagaaggctgcgccgcccgcgTTGCAGGGCGACACGTCAGGGTTGTCGGGCGAGGAACTGCGCAAGGAGATTATGAACACGGACGTACCGCGGAGCCCGCCACGgtccgtcgccgagctcaacgccgacgactcggacgactcgaaggacgacgaggcggcgtgA
- a CDS encoding uncharacterized protein (Enoyl-(Acyl carrier protein) reductase) has translation MTELKGKNVIITGGGKNLGALIAETLAQQGANVAIHYNSERSKAETDETLAKLKAAGVKAVAIQANMETAGAVQQLFKNALAGLGASSFDIAINTVGKVLKKPLLEITEKEYDDMFAVNAKANFFFIQEAAKNMSDGGAIISIVTSLLGAFTGFYSTYQGSKAPVEWFTKAAAKELMPRGIRVNAIAPGPMDTPFFYPQEEEAAVAFHKSQALGGRLTDIKDIAPLCLYLCTDKWITGQVIFSNGGYTTR, from the exons ATGACTGAACTCAAGGGAAAGAACGTCATCATcaccggcggcggcaag AACCTCGGTGCTCTGATCGCCGAGACGCTGGCCCAGCAGGGTGCGAACGTTGCCATCCATTACAACTCGGAGCGGTCGAAGGCTGAGACGGATGAGACGCTCGCGAAACTCAAAGCGGCTGGAGTTAAGGCTGTCGCCATACAGGCCAACATGGAGACGGCTGGGGCCGTGCAGCA GCTGTTCAAGAACGCCCTGGCTGGCCTCGGGGCATCGAGCTTCGACATTGCCATCAACACGGTCGGCAAAGTCCTCAAGAAACCCCTTCTCGAAATCACCGAGAAGGAGTACGACGACATGTTCGCGGTcaacgccaaggccaacttcttcttcatccAAGAAGCCGCCAAGAACAtgagcgacggcggcgctATTATCAGTATCgtcacctccctcctcggcgcatTTACAGGTTTCTACAGCACGTACCAGGGCTCCAAAGCGCCTGTTGAGTGGTTCACCAAGGCTGCGGCAAAGGA ACTCATGCCGCGGGGTATTCGGGTCAATGCGATCGCGCCAGGACCAATGGACACGCCGTTCTTCTATCCCCAGG aggaggaagcggcAGTTGCGTTCCACAAGTCGCAGGCACTTGGGGGCAGACTTACGGATATCAAGGACATTGCTCCGCTGTGCTTGTACCTCTGCACTGATAAGTGGATTACCGGCCAGGTCATCTTCT CGAATGGCGGATACACCACGCGCTAA
- the YVC1 gene encoding uncharacterized protein (calcium activated cation channel): protein MSNNDEEDQRSFVSSASILPEANTITQIIKRLKAMTNRLLPIQVELEDITSPTSAIVTPEVVKAFYEAGGDFREAVPFCLLRARQLFIKEGNLNQADYEENMCRATACEMIARRITHMVSRHRLPSIMSTRFRYLEPDGDQSPALSALECAIDQHCTIFLSSNEAQIVVQSLWKGEWVQYNNEDDDIDYTEYHIDSENGGFWAHFNPNRLAVPRYQNMFKIVMWIVYLFVYSQAVQSPLEDTESYPKFDGWEITLYVMTFAYFLDEIRRVVKTIGISTSIYAIFNFWSFIALITDALIIAAFSLRVAGTRLDSDSEERKNLNYRSFQVLACVAPLIWLRLITVFEGYKTVGVLQVVVFRMLRESAIFFILLAILAAGFIQSMYALDAADREIDEKFGMWSLINNLLRSIMGDPDFDTASERFGPPFGTIIYYFWNFMTAIILLNILIALFGTAYSVIYDNATDEFLAFFASKTINMTVRAPDQYVYPAPFNLIEIFFVIPFEPFVARKTYVKINKLVMTVIFFIPLSLIALYESGVMHSPRGLLHDYFADPIPEDDDDPKVLNPETNDPNGIICKKSFEELVSNFPDTTTSTATIILRKVDKINTRLIEDEDKK, encoded by the exons ATGAGTAACAAC gatgaagaggacCAGCGGTCCTTTgtgagctcggcctcgatcCTCCCAGAGGCCAATACCATCACTC AAATCATCAAGCGCCTCAAAGCGATGACcaaccgcctcctcccTATCCAGGTTGAGCTTGAAGACATCACATCGCCCACTTCTGCGATTGTCACCCCCGAGGTGGTCAAGGCGTTTTATGAAGCTGGTGGTGACTTTAGAGAGGCCGTTCCCTTCTG CCTcctgcgcgctcgccagTTGTTCATCAAAGAGGGCAATCTGAACCAGGCCGACTACGAGGAGAACATGTGTCGTGCGACGGCTTGTGAGATGATCGCCCGTCGCATCACTCACATGGTCTCGCGTCACCGTCTCCCCAGCATCATGAGCACGCGTTTCCGCTACCTCGAGCCCGACGGAGACCAGTCGCCTGCGCTCAGCGCACTGGAGTGTGCCATTGACCAGCACTGCACT ATTTTCCTCAGCTCGAACGAGGCGCAGATCGTCGTCCAGTCGCTCTGGAAGGGTGAATGGGTCCAGTACAacaacgaggacgacgacatcgacTACACCGAGTACCACATCGACTCCGAAAACGGCGGGTTCTGGGCCCACTTCAACCCGAACCGTCTGGCCGTGCCCCGCTACCAGAACATGTTCAAGATCGTGATGTGGATTGTCTACCTCTTCGTCTATTCTCAGGCTGTGCAGAG CCCTCTGGAAGACACCGAAAGCTACCCCAAGTTCGACGGCTGGGAGATTACCCTCTATGTCATGACCTTTGCGTacttcctcgacgagatccGCCGTGTTGTCAAA ACCATCGGtatctcgacctcgatctATGCCATCTTC AACTTCTGGAGCTTCATCGCCTTGATCACCGACGCCTTAATCATTGCGGCATTCTCGCTCCGCGTCGCCGGCACCCgcctcgactcggacagTGAGGAGCGTAAAAACCTCAATTACCGATCCTTCCAGGTGCTGGCCTGTGTCGCCCCTTTGATCTGGCTCCGTCTCATCACAGTCTTCGAGGGATACAAGACGGTCGGTGTGCTGCAGGTCGTCGTATTCCGCATGCTCCGCGAGTCAGccatcttcttcatccTTCTCGCCAttctcgccgccggctTCATACAGTCGATGTacgccctcgacgcggccgaccGGGAGATTGACGAGAAGTTCGGCATGTGGTCGTTGATTAacaacctcctccgctccaTTATGGGCGATCCAGACTTTGACACTGCGAGTGAGCGCTTCGGACCACCCTTTGGCACCATCATCTACTACTTCTGGAACTTCATGACGGCTATTATTCTCCTGAACATTCTCATTGCGTTGTTCGGGACTGCCTACAGTGTCATTTACGACAATGCCACGGATGAGTTCCTTGCCTTCTTCGCATCCAAGACTATCAACATGA CTGTTCGCGCGCCCGACCAATACGTCTATCCCGCACCCTTCAATCTCATCGAGATCTTCTTCGTCATCCCCTTCGAGCCCTTCGTAGCCCGCAAGACGTATGTCAAGATCAACAAGCTCGTGATGACGgtcatcttcttcatccCACTCTCGTTGATAGCCCTCTACGAGTCGGGCGTGATGCACTCGCCCCGCGGCCTGCTGCACGACTACTTTGCCGACCCCATCCccgaggatgacgacgacccgAAGGTCCTCAACCCTGAGACCAACGATCCCAACGGCATCATCTGCAAGAAGTCGTTTGAGGAGCTCGTTAGCAACTTCCCTgacacgacgacgagcaccGCCACGATCATCCTAAGGAAGGTTGACAAGATCAACACCCGTCTtatcgaggacgaggacaagaagtGA
- the EXG3 gene encoding uncharacterized protein (Belongs to the glycosyl hydrolase 5 (cellulase A) family), producing MGILDKIKDLSKPAVSGDQQYFQPSPTSTSLPLEQSLKRYRKQRGVNLGSWFTTEDWLATELYKHAVEPRGSDFDLARAPNAKALMEHHWDTWITDSDWEWIRSKGFNSVRLPIGYYHLAGVWPDIVKGTDYAPYADVYEGAWPRILNAIDRAGRYGLGVLVDFHAAAGAQNTDGHSGMSGGTVNFWDKSNLKSTALALRFLASTLAPNPHVIGLELLNEPKNDSRLQKWYESTIDELRPLTGPDFPIYVSDAWDTNWYAQWAGRRSDFIVVDHHLYRCFTPEDKAIDGRGHAAKLAHEFAPKFIQLCGQAPIVVGEWSAGLDDSGLPPDTPASERDAQKRAWVTAQLDLYERAAGYWFWTLKTDRPWDAGWSAYNASQAEILPASMVRRTLRQPGDRTAACHQACDAHCAYWGAHGGKPNAHVFNSAFCRGWDDAAMFLRSEGQAEIGFVTPWSRHRRDEFAQSGQLGDDAWQWDHGFEQGVQALTAQALE from the exons ATGGGCATTCTCGACAAGATCAAGGACTTGTCCAAGCCCGCTGTCTCGGGGGACCAGCAGTATTTCCAGCCTTCCCCCACCTCTACTTCTCTCCCCCTCGAGCAGTCGCTCAAGCGCTACCGCAAGCAAAGGGGGGTCAACCTCGGTTCATGGTTCACTACGGAAGACTGGCTCGCCACCGAACTCTATAagcacgccgtcgagccAAGGGGCAGCGACTTTGACCTGGCGCGCGCCCCTAACGCCAAAGCGCTAATGGAACACCATTGGGATACGTGGATCACAGATTCCGACTGGGAGTGGATCAGGAGCAAGGGCTTCAACAGCGTCCGTCTTCCT ATTGGCTACTACCACCTCGCGGGCGTGTGGCCCGACATTGTCAAGGGAACAGATTATGCGCCTTACGCGGACGTATACGAGGGAGCATGGCCGCGGATCCTCAATGCGATCGACCGCGCGGGCCGGTATGGCCTGGGCGTACTCGTCGACTTCCATGCTGCTGCAGGCGCGCAGAACACGGACG gtcaCTCGGGCATGTCCGGCGGCACGGTCAATTTCTGGGACAAGTCGAACCTCAAGTCGACGGCACTCGCCCTTCGGTTCCTCGCGTCAACCCTCGCCCCCAACCCGCACGTGATTGGACTCGAGCTCCTTAATGAGCCCAAGAATGACAGCCGCCTGCAAAAATGGTACGAGAGCACGATCGACGAGTTGCGCCCGCTCACGGGCCCCGATTTTCCGATCTACGTGAGTGACGCCTGGGACACAAACTGGTACGCGCAGTGGGCGGGGCGGCGGAGCGACTTTATTGTCGTTGACCACCACCTCTATCGCTGTTTCACACCCGAGGACAAAGCAATAGACGGTCGCGGTCacgcggccaagctcgcgcacGAGTTTGCGCCCAAGTTCATCCAGTTGTGCGGGCAGGCACCGATCGTGGTCGGCGAATGGAGTGCTGGGCTCGACGACTCGGGCCTCCCGCCAGATACTCCGGCtagcgagcgcgacgcgcagAAGCGCGCGTGGGTCACGGCCCAGTTGGACCTGTACGAGCGTGCGGCGGGGTACTGGTTCTGGACGCTCAAGACGGACCGTCCCTGGGATGCAGGCTGGTCGGCGTATAACGCTTCACAGGCCGAGATCCTGCCGGCATCGATGGTGCGGCGTACTCTCCGTCAGCCGGGCGATCGGACCGCGGCGTGTCACCAAGCATGTG ACGCGCATTGTGCTTACTGGGGCGCTCATGGTGGCAAGCCGAATGCCCACGTGTTTAACTCTGCGTTCTGCAGGGGATGGGATGACGCCGCAATGTTCCTCCGCAGCGAGGGGCAGGCCGAGATCGGTTTCGTGACCCCCTGGAGCCGGCACCGTCGCGACGAGTTCGCGCAGAGCGGCCAGttgggcgacgacgcttGGCAGTGGGACCACGGGTTTGAGCAGGGCGTGCAGGCGCTCACCGCACAGGCGCTCGAATGA